A single region of the Nicotiana sylvestris chromosome 6, ASM39365v2, whole genome shotgun sequence genome encodes:
- the LOC138871134 gene encoding uncharacterized protein yields the protein MSAPWPFVAWGMDVIGPIEPTTSNMHKFILVAIDYFTKWVEAVTFKSMTKKVVVDFVHSNIICQFRISKVIITDNAANLNSHLMKEVCQQFKIMHRNSTPYRLKANGAVEAANKNIKKILRATPYLLAYGTEAVIPAEVEIPSLRVVAEAEIDDDEWVKTRLEQLSLIDVKILAAVYHGQLYQRRMARAYNKIERPRKFEVGQMVLKRILPHQVEAKALVEQAGRDFKGYYQLLNCTKRSPSKHITINLI from the exons atgtctgcaccttggccttttgttgcttggggcatggatgtcattggaccaattgagccgacaACGTCAAACATGCAtaagtttattctggtggccattgattactttaccaagtgggtcgaagctgtaactttcaagtccatgaccaagaaggtagtggtggattttgttcattcaaatatcatttgtcagtTCAGAATTTccaaggtgatcattacagacaatgctgctaatctcaacagtcatttgatgaaagaggtatgccaacagttcaagatcATGCATCGAAACTCCACTCCGTATCGCctcaaggcaaatggagctgttgaggctgctaacaagaacataaagaagatacttc gtgcaactccttatttgctggcatatggaactgaggcagttatacctgcagaagttgagattccatcccttcggGTCGTTGcagaagctgaaattgatgatgatgagtgggtcaaaacccggctcgagcagttgagtttgattgatgtgAAAATATTGGCTGCAGTAtatcatggtcaattatatcagaggagaatggcaagagcatacaacaaaataGAGCGTCCTCGGAAATTCGAAGTGGGCCAGatggtattgaaacgcatcctccctcatcaggttgaagctaaag CCCTTGTTGAACAAGCAGGAAGGGATTTCAAAGGCTACTATCAGCTTCtaaattgcacaaagcggagtcCGTCCAAGCACATCACAATTAACTTGATTTAG
- the LOC138872033 gene encoding uncharacterized protein — protein sequence MRGAGGKDELLMEYFSQSLSGTTLEWYTRQDASRWYTWDDMAQAFARDFQYNIDIVPDRLSLTNVEKKPSEGFREYGFRWREQAARVNPPMEEDEMVKYFLQALEPTYYGYLISAIGKSFNDVVKMGEMVEEGLNSSKIMSYSAIKATTQAIQSGTRSLLGKKKKEDVVMVVSGSWHGQRGSPHQYTHPRPRPQIYAQALYNPLQHYFSPQNPQYSARPSQYFVYHAQSYAQPPPYPQWHAPAPQNTYLAPQNTYLPPQPYQNLTISNFRPRPEYRRERQQRKQTFTPLGESYASLFQRLRQLDVLRPIESKIPNPPPKNLDYSLRCAYCSDAPGHDIEKCWHLKMAIQELIDTNQIVVQSPDTSNINQNPLPAHAETHMIEIVHKDGEPKKSSKSFMMIWASESNLVKTPDSTEATPLTVEG from the coding sequence atgagaggggccgggggaaaaGACGAATTGCTAATGGAAtacttcagccaaagtctgagtgggacaactttagaatggtacacccgccaggacgctagcaggtggtacacctgggacgatatggctcaggccttcgCACGAGACTTTCAGTATAATATAGACATTGTTCCAGACCGCCTATCTCTGACCAATGTGGAAAAGAAACCCAGTGAaggctttagagaatatgggttccgatggagggagcaagctgcacgagtcaatcctccgatggaagaGGATGAGATGGTTAaatactttcttcaagccctGGAGCCCACTTACTATGGATACTTGATCTCGGCCattggtaagtctttcaatgatgtggtgaagatgggagaaatggtggaagaaGGGCTAAATTCGagtaagatcatgagctattctgctataaaagcaaccacccaggcaatCCAGAGTGGTACCAGAAGTTTGCTAGgcaaaaagaagaaggaagatgtcGTTATGGTTGTCTCTGGATCATGGCATGGCCAGAGGGGTTCACCTCATCAGTACACCCATCCTCGACCCCGACCACAAATCTACGCCCAAGCTCTATATAATCCACTTCAACATTATTTTTCCCCGCAAAACCCCCAATACTCAGCCAGGCCATCCCAATACTTTGTTTACCATGCACAGTCCtatgctcaaccccctccttaCCCACAATGGCATGCTCCAGCTCCGCAGAATACCTATttagctccacaaaatacctatctaCCTCCACAACCCTACCAAAACCTTACTATTTCAAACTTTCGACCAAGGCCGGAGTATAGAAGAGAGAGGCAGCAACGAAAGCAAACTTTTACCCCGCTTGGAGAGTCTTATGCTAGTTTGTTTCAAAGGTTAAGGCAGTTGGATGTCTTGAGGCCGATTGAGTCAAAAATACCGAATCCCCCTCCAAAGAACCTCGACTACTCCCTAAGATGTGCCTATTGTTCTGATGCtccagggcatgacatagagaagtgctggcatttgaaaatGGCAATccaggagcttattgataccaaccaAATTGTAGTCCAAAGCCCAGACACGTcgaacatcaaccaaaaccctttgcCAGCCCATGCAGAGAcgcatatgattgaaatagttcacAAGGATGGGGAGCCCAAGAAGTCTTCTAAGTCCTTCATGATGATTTGGGCCAGTGAAAGCAATTTGGTTAAAACTCCAGACTCTACCGAAGCAACGCCCTTGACAGTTGAAGGGTGA